The following coding sequences lie in one Lelliottia jeotgali genomic window:
- a CDS encoding 4-hydroxythreonine-4-phosphate dehydrogenase — protein MNQHRVVITPGEPAGIGPDLVVQLAQRSWPVELVVCTDATLLKDRAEWLGLPLTLLPYDASQRPVPQQAGSLTILPVPLRAPVTPGQLSTDNGLYVVDTLARACDGCLNGEFAALITGPVHKGVINDAGVPFTGHTEFFEERSHSNNVVMMLATEELRVALVTTHLPLKAISDAITPELLREIITILHHDLQTKFGIKAPHVLVCGLNPHAGEGGHMGTEEIDTIIPVLEEMRAKGMNLSGPLPADTLFQAKYLDNADAVLAMYHDQGLPVLKYQGFGRAVNITLGLPFIRTSVDHGTALDLAGKGKADVGSFITALNLAIKMIVNTQ, from the coding sequence ATGAATCAACATCGTGTTGTCATCACTCCCGGCGAACCCGCCGGGATTGGTCCTGACCTCGTCGTCCAGCTCGCACAGCGAAGCTGGCCGGTGGAACTGGTTGTCTGCACTGATGCAACACTGTTAAAAGACCGGGCTGAATGGCTCGGTCTGCCTTTAACGCTTCTGCCTTACGACGCCAGCCAACGCCCTGTTCCGCAACAGGCAGGCTCATTAACGATTCTTCCCGTCCCGCTTCGCGCCCCCGTCACCCCTGGTCAGCTCAGCACCGATAACGGTCTTTACGTTGTCGATACGCTGGCGCGTGCCTGTGATGGCTGCCTGAACGGTGAATTTGCCGCGTTGATTACTGGCCCGGTGCACAAGGGCGTGATCAACGACGCGGGCGTTCCCTTTACCGGGCACACTGAGTTCTTCGAAGAGCGTTCGCACAGCAACAACGTAGTGATGATGCTTGCGACAGAAGAGCTGCGCGTTGCGCTGGTGACAACACATTTGCCGCTCAAAGCGATATCGGATGCGATCACCCCCGAGTTACTGCGTGAAATCATCACTATTTTGCATCACGACCTGCAAACCAAATTTGGCATCAAAGCGCCTCACGTGCTGGTCTGCGGGCTGAACCCGCATGCAGGCGAAGGCGGGCATATGGGCACGGAAGAGATCGACACCATCATTCCGGTCCTGGAAGAAATGCGCGCCAAAGGGATGAATCTCAGCGGACCGCTGCCCGCCGATACTCTTTTCCAGGCTAAATATCTCGATAACGCCGATGCGGTGCTCGCGATGTACCACGATCAGGGCCTGCCCGTGCTAAAATACCAGGGATTTGGCCGCGCCGTGAATATCACGCTCGGTTTACCCTTTATTCGAACGTCCGTTGACCACGGTACTGCGCTGGATCTGGCAGGAAAAGGCAAGGCGGATGTCGGCAGTTTTATTACGGCGCTTAATCTCGCCATCAAAATGATTGTTAATACTCAATGA
- a CDS encoding Survival protein SurA precursor (Peptidyl-prolyl cis-trans isomerase SurA), whose protein sequence is MKNWKTLLLGIAMVANTSFAAPQVVDKVAAVVNNGVVLESDVDGLMQSVKLNSGEAGQQLPDDATLRHQILERLIMDQIVLQMGQKMGVKVTDQQLDEAIANISKQNNMTIDQMRSRLAYDGISYATYRNQIRKEMLISEVRNNEVRRRVTILPQEVDQLAKQVGNQNDASTELNLSHILVPLSENPTSDQAAEAESQARSIVEQARNGGDFGKLAITYSADQQALKGGQMGWGRIQELPSIFAQALSTAKKGDIIGPIRSGVGFHILKVNDMRGQSQSISVTEVHARHILLKPSPIMTDDQARVKLEQIAADIKSGKTSFANAAKEFSQDPGSANQGGDLGWAAADIYDPAFRDALMKLNKGQMSAPVHSSFGWHLIQLMDTRNVDKTDAAQKDRAYRMLFNRKFSEEAATWMQEQRASAYVKILSN, encoded by the coding sequence ATGAAGAACTGGAAAACGCTGCTGCTCGGTATCGCTATGGTTGCGAACACCAGCTTTGCCGCGCCACAGGTTGTTGATAAAGTCGCCGCCGTTGTTAACAACGGTGTAGTACTTGAAAGCGACGTAGATGGTTTAATGCAATCTGTGAAGCTCAATTCGGGCGAAGCAGGTCAGCAACTTCCAGATGACGCCACGCTGCGTCATCAGATCCTCGAGCGTTTGATCATGGATCAGATAGTGCTGCAGATGGGTCAGAAAATGGGTGTAAAAGTGACCGATCAGCAGCTCGATGAAGCGATCGCGAACATTTCTAAGCAGAACAACATGACGATCGACCAGATGCGCAGCCGTCTGGCCTATGACGGCATCAGCTACGCGACTTACCGTAATCAGATCCGCAAAGAGATGCTGATCTCTGAAGTGCGTAACAACGAAGTGCGTCGTCGCGTCACGATCCTGCCACAGGAAGTGGATCAGCTGGCGAAGCAGGTGGGCAATCAGAACGATGCCAGTACCGAACTGAACCTGAGCCACATTCTGGTGCCACTGTCGGAAAACCCAACCTCAGATCAGGCCGCTGAAGCCGAAAGCCAGGCGCGTTCTATCGTTGAACAGGCGCGTAACGGCGGTGATTTCGGCAAGCTTGCCATCACCTATTCTGCTGACCAGCAGGCGCTGAAAGGCGGCCAGATGGGCTGGGGCCGTATTCAGGAACTGCCGTCTATCTTCGCTCAGGCACTGAGCACGGCGAAGAAAGGCGATATCATCGGTCCAATCCGTTCCGGTGTTGGTTTCCACATCCTGAAAGTGAACGATATGCGCGGCCAGAGCCAGAGCATTTCCGTCACCGAAGTCCACGCTCGCCACATTCTGCTTAAGCCGTCACCGATCATGACTGACGATCAGGCTCGCGTGAAACTGGAACAGATTGCGGCAGATATCAAGAGCGGGAAAACCTCCTTTGCGAATGCCGCAAAAGAGTTCTCTCAGGACCCAGGTTCTGCCAACCAGGGTGGCGATCTTGGCTGGGCGGCTGCAGATATCTACGATCCTGCCTTCCGCGATGCACTGATGAAGCTGAACAAAGGCCAGATGAGCGCACCTGTACACTCTTCCTTCGGCTGGCACTTGATCCAGCTGATGGATACCCGCAACGTGGATAAAACCGACGCGGCGCAGAAAGACAGAGCCTACCGTATGCTGTTCAACCGTAAGTTCTCTGAAGAAGCAGCGACCTGGATGCAGGAACAACGCGCCAGCGCTTACGTGAAAATCCTGAGCAACTAA
- a CDS encoding LPS biosynthesis protein has protein sequence MKKRIPTLLATMIAAALYSQQGMAADLASQCMLGIPSYDRPLVQGDTNNLPVTINADHAKGNYPDNATFTGNVDINQGNSRLQADEVQLHQKQPEGAAEPVRTVDALGNVHYDDNQVILKGPKGWANLNTKDTNVWEGDYQMVGRQGRGKADLMKQRGENRYTILDNGSFTSCLPGSNTWSVVGSEVIHDREEQVAEIWNARFKLGPVPVFYSPYLQLPIGDKRRSGFLIPNAKYSTTNYFEFYLPYYWNIAPNMDATITPHYIHKRGNIQWQNEFRYLTKAGTGLMELDYLPSDKVFPEEHPTEGDRHRWLYYWQHSGVMDQVWRFNVNYTKVSDPYYFNDFDTKYGSSTDGYATQKFSVGYAIQNFNATVSTKQFQVFSTQTRSTYGAEPQLDVNWYQNDVGPFDTRVYGQAVHFVNTNSDMPEATRVHLEPTINLPLSNDWASLNTEAKMMATHYQQKNLDWYNTRYGTDLEESVNRVLPQFKMDGKLIFERDMNLASGYTQTLEPRMQYLYVPYRDQSKIQNYDSSFLQSDYSGLFRDRTYGGLDRIASANQVTTGVTTRVYDDAAVERFNVSVGQIYYFTEARTGDDDINWEKDNKTGALVWAGDTYWRMTDRWGLRGGLQYDTRLDNVATSSASVEYRRDEDRMVQLTYRYASPEYIQATLPNYATAEQYKDGISQVGGAASWPIADRWSIVGAYYFDTNTSKPADQMVGLQYNSCCYALRVGYERKLNGWDTTNNQSKYDNVIGFNVELRGLSSNYGLGTQQMLRSNILPYRSSL, from the coding sequence ATGAAAAAACGTATCCCCACCCTCCTGGCCACCATGATCGCCGCCGCTCTGTACAGCCAACAGGGCATGGCCGCCGATCTTGCCTCGCAGTGTATGCTGGGCATTCCAAGTTATGATCGCCCACTGGTGCAGGGTGATACCAATAACTTACCTGTCACGATTAATGCCGACCACGCGAAAGGGAATTACCCTGATAACGCGACCTTTACCGGTAATGTCGATATTAATCAGGGTAACAGCCGTCTACAGGCGGACGAAGTTCAGCTGCATCAGAAGCAACCCGAGGGCGCGGCAGAGCCAGTCCGTACCGTGGATGCTCTGGGCAATGTGCACTATGACGACAATCAGGTCATCCTGAAAGGTCCGAAAGGCTGGGCAAACCTGAATACAAAAGATACCAATGTCTGGGAAGGTGATTACCAGATGGTGGGTCGCCAGGGACGCGGTAAAGCGGACCTGATGAAACAGCGCGGTGAAAACCGTTACACCATTCTGGACAACGGCTCCTTTACCTCCTGCCTGCCGGGTTCCAATACCTGGAGCGTCGTCGGTAGCGAAGTCATCCACGACCGCGAAGAGCAGGTTGCAGAGATCTGGAATGCGCGCTTTAAACTCGGCCCCGTGCCCGTATTCTACAGTCCCTATCTCCAGTTGCCCATTGGCGATAAGCGTCGTTCAGGTTTCCTGATCCCGAACGCCAAATACAGCACTACGAACTATTTTGAGTTCTACCTGCCGTATTACTGGAACATCGCGCCGAACATGGACGCCACGATTACGCCGCACTATATCCACAAGCGCGGCAATATTCAGTGGCAGAACGAGTTCCGCTATTTGACCAAGGCCGGCACCGGTTTGATGGAACTGGATTATTTACCATCAGACAAAGTCTTCCCTGAAGAGCACCCGACTGAGGGCGATCGTCACCGCTGGTTGTACTACTGGCAACATTCGGGCGTGATGGATCAGGTGTGGCGCTTTAACGTCAACTACACCAAAGTCAGCGACCCATATTACTTTAACGATTTCGATACCAAATACGGTTCAAGTACCGATGGCTACGCAACGCAAAAATTCAGCGTCGGTTACGCCATTCAGAACTTCAACGCCACTGTTTCCACCAAACAGTTCCAGGTGTTTAGTACCCAGACACGTAGCACTTACGGCGCAGAGCCGCAGTTGGACGTTAACTGGTACCAGAACGACGTCGGTCCATTTGATACCCGCGTTTATGGTCAGGCTGTCCACTTCGTCAACACCAACTCCGACATGCCGGAAGCGACGCGTGTTCACCTTGAGCCGACTATCAACCTGCCGCTGTCTAACGACTGGGCAAGTCTGAATACCGAAGCCAAGATGATGGCCACCCATTATCAGCAGAAAAATCTGGACTGGTATAACACCCGTTACGGCACCGATCTCGAAGAGTCCGTCAACCGCGTGCTGCCGCAGTTCAAAATGGACGGCAAGCTGATTTTCGAACGCGATATGAACCTGGCGAGCGGATATACCCAGACGCTGGAGCCGCGCATGCAGTATCTGTATGTGCCGTATCGCGATCAGAGCAAAATCCAGAACTACGACTCCTCTTTCCTTCAGTCAGACTATAGCGGCCTGTTCCGCGACCGTACCTATGGCGGTCTCGACCGTATTGCGTCCGCGAACCAGGTCACGACCGGTGTGACGACGCGCGTATATGATGACGCAGCAGTTGAACGTTTTAACGTTTCTGTGGGTCAAATCTACTACTTCACCGAAGCACGAACCGGTGATGACGACATCAACTGGGAAAAAGACAACAAAACGGGTGCTCTTGTATGGGCGGGTGATACCTACTGGCGTATGACCGATCGCTGGGGTCTGCGCGGTGGTCTGCAATATGACACGCGACTGGATAACGTTGCGACCAGCAGCGCGAGCGTTGAATATCGCCGTGATGAAGACCGGATGGTGCAGCTGACCTATCGTTACGCCAGCCCGGAGTATATTCAGGCAACGCTGCCAAACTACGCCACAGCCGAGCAATACAAGGACGGTATTTCGCAGGTCGGTGGCGCAGCAAGCTGGCCAATCGCCGATCGCTGGTCAATTGTGGGCGCTTATTACTTTGACACCAATACCAGCAAGCCAGCGGATCAGATGGTTGGCTTGCAATATAACTCCTGCTGTTACGCGCTTCGCGTCGGTTACGAACGTAAGCTTAACGGCTGGGATACCACTAATAATCAGAGCAAATACGATAACGTCATTGGCTTCAATGTCGAATTGCGCGGCCTGAGTTCCAATTACGGCCTGGGCACGCAGCAGATGCTGCGCTCGAACATTCTGCCATATCGTAGTTCCTTGTAA
- a CDS encoding DnaJ-like protein DjlA, whose protein sequence is MQYWGKIIGVAFALLMGAGFWGIVLGLIIGHMFDKARSRKMAWFANQRERQALFFATTFEVMGHLTKSKGRVTEADIQIASVFMDRMSLHGESRVAAQNAFRIGKADNYPLREKMRQFRSICFGRFDLIRMFLEIQIQAAFADGSLHPNERDVLYVIAEELGISRMQFDQFLRMMQGGAQFGGGYQQQSAGGGWQQTQRGPTLEDACNVLGVKATDDATTIKRAYRKLMSEHHPDKLVAKGLPPEMMEMAKQKAQEIQKAYELIKEQKGFK, encoded by the coding sequence ATGCAGTATTGGGGTAAAATAATTGGCGTCGCGTTCGCTTTATTGATGGGCGCAGGGTTCTGGGGCATCGTTCTGGGCCTGATTATCGGGCATATGTTTGATAAAGCGCGTAGCCGCAAGATGGCCTGGTTTGCCAATCAGCGCGAGCGTCAGGCGCTGTTTTTCGCAACGACCTTTGAAGTGATGGGGCATCTCACCAAATCAAAAGGTCGCGTCACCGAAGCAGACATTCAAATCGCCAGCGTGTTTATGGATCGTATGAGCCTGCACGGGGAATCCCGCGTTGCGGCGCAAAACGCGTTTCGTATCGGCAAGGCGGATAACTACCCGCTGCGCGAGAAAATGCGCCAGTTCCGCAGCATCTGTTTTGGCCGTTTCGATTTAATTCGGATGTTTCTCGAAATCCAGATCCAGGCGGCGTTTGCCGACGGTTCGCTACATCCAAACGAACGCGACGTGTTGTATGTGATTGCCGAAGAGCTGGGCATTTCCCGCATGCAGTTCGACCAGTTCCTGCGCATGATGCAGGGCGGAGCCCAGTTTGGTGGCGGTTATCAGCAGCAGTCTGCGGGCGGCGGCTGGCAGCAGACGCAGCGTGGTCCGACGCTGGAAGATGCGTGTAATGTGCTGGGCGTCAAAGCGACCGACGATGCGACGACCATCAAACGCGCCTATCGCAAGCTGATGAGCGAACATCACCCGGATAAACTGGTGGCGAAAGGTTTACCGCCAGAGATGATGGAGATGGCGAAGCAGAAAGCGCAGGAAATTCAGAAAGCGTACGAACTCATTAAAGAGCAGAAAGGCTTCAAGTAA
- a CDS encoding Ribosomal large subunit pseudouridine synthase A encodes MIMETYNPPMDPWLVILYQDNHIMVVNKPSGLLSVPGRLEEHKDSVMTRVQRDYPQAESVHRLDMATSGVIVVALTKAAERELKRQFRDREPKKQYVARIWGHPEKAEGLVDLPLICDWPNRPKQKVCFETGKAAQTEYEVLDYAADNTARILLKPITGRSHQLRVHMLALGHPILGDRFYATPEALAMAPRLQLHAQMLTITHPEFGNLMTFKAPADF; translated from the coding sequence ATGATCATGGAGACCTACAATCCGCCAATGGACCCGTGGCTGGTCATTCTGTATCAGGATAACCACATTATGGTGGTCAACAAGCCCAGCGGCCTGTTGTCCGTGCCGGGACGTCTGGAGGAGCACAAAGACAGCGTGATGACGCGCGTACAGCGCGATTATCCGCAGGCCGAATCCGTGCATCGCCTGGATATGGCAACCAGCGGCGTGATTGTGGTGGCTCTGACCAAAGCGGCTGAGCGCGAGTTAAAGCGCCAGTTCCGCGATCGTGAACCGAAGAAACAGTACGTCGCGCGCATCTGGGGGCACCCGGAAAAGGCAGAAGGTCTGGTGGATTTACCGCTGATTTGCGACTGGCCGAACCGGCCTAAGCAAAAAGTCTGTTTTGAAACCGGCAAGGCGGCGCAGACGGAATATGAAGTGCTGGACTACGCGGCGGATAACACCGCGCGTATTCTGCTTAAACCGATTACCGGCCGCTCGCACCAGCTGCGCGTGCATATGCTGGCGTTAGGTCATCCGATTCTGGGGGATCGTTTTTACGCCACGCCAGAAGCGCTGGCGATGGCGCCGCGCCTGCAATTGCATGCTCAGATGCTGACAATAACGCATCCGGAGTTTGGCAATCTTATGACGTTTAAAGCCCCTGCTGACTTTTGA
- a CDS encoding RNA polymerase associated protein RapA, whose protein sequence is MVTILFPATGENRLYARNDSPVTRVMFNPGDTVTSHEGWQLKIEDVKEENGILAYIGTRVDTEETNVILREVLLDSRLVFSKPQDRLFAGQIDRMDRFALRYRARKFQSEQYRMPWSGLRGQRTSLIPHQLNIAHDVGRRHAPRVLLADEVGLGKTIEAGMILHQQLLSGAAERVLIVVPETLQHQWLVEMLRRFNLRFSLFDDERYAEAQHDADNPFETEQLVICSLDFVRRSKQRLEHLCDAEWDIMVVDEAHHLVWSEDAPSREYMAIEQLAERVPGILLLTATPEQLGLESHFARLRLLDPNRFHDFSVFVEEQQNYRPVADAVALLLAGKHLSNDELNTLSELIGEQDIEPLLHAANSDRDDAETARQELVSMLMDRHGTSRVLFRNTRNGVKGFPKRELHTIKLPLPTQYQTAIKVSGIMGARKSAEERARDMLYPEQIYQEFEGDTGTWWNFDPRVEWLMGYLTAHRSQKVLVICAKAATALQLEQVLREREGIRAAVFHEGMSIIERDRAAAWFGEEDSGAQVLLCSEIGSEGRNFQFASHLVMFDLPFNPDLLEQRIGRLDRIGQAHDIQIHVPFLEKTAQSVLVRWFHEGLDAFEHTCPTGRTIYDQVHSDLIGYLAAPEETEGFDDLIKSCREKHDALKLQLEQGRDRLLEIHSNGGEKAQALAESIEEQDDDTSLISFAMNLFDIVGINQDDRGENMIVLTPSDHMLVPDFPGLPEDGCTITFERDVALSREDAQFITWEHPLIRNGLDLILSGDTGSSTISLLKNKALPVGTLLLELIYVVEAQAPKQLQLNRFLPATPVRLMLDKNGTNLAAQVEFESFNRQLSAVNRHTGSKLVNAVQQDVHAILQQGEAQIEKAARALIDAARSEADDKLSAELSRLEALKAVNPNIRDDELAAIESNREQVMESLDQASWRLDALRLIVVTHQ, encoded by the coding sequence ATGGTCACCATCCTGTTCCCGGCCACCGGTGAAAACCGTCTGTATGCACGCAATGATTCCCCTGTTACCCGCGTCATGTTTAATCCGGGCGACACCGTTACCAGCCATGAAGGCTGGCAGCTGAAGATTGAAGACGTAAAAGAAGAGAATGGGATCCTCGCCTACATCGGTACGCGAGTGGATACTGAAGAAACGAATGTCATCCTGCGCGAAGTCTTACTCGACAGCCGCCTGGTGTTTAGCAAGCCGCAGGACCGTCTGTTCGCCGGTCAGATTGACCGCATGGACCGTTTTGCCCTGCGCTATCGCGCGCGTAAGTTCCAGAGCGAGCAGTACCGTATGCCGTGGAGCGGCCTGCGCGGTCAGCGCACCAGCCTGATCCCGCACCAGTTGAACATCGCCCACGACGTCGGTCGTCGTCATGCACCACGCGTGCTGCTGGCTGATGAGGTGGGCTTAGGTAAAACCATCGAAGCGGGCATGATCCTGCATCAACAGCTGCTTTCTGGCGCTGCTGAGCGCGTGCTGATTGTGGTGCCTGAAACCCTGCAACACCAGTGGCTGGTCGAGATGCTGCGCCGCTTCAACCTGCGCTTCTCGTTGTTTGACGATGAACGCTACGCCGAAGCTCAGCACGATGCGGATAACCCGTTCGAAACGGAACAGCTGGTGATTTGCTCCCTCGATTTCGTGCGCCGCAGCAAGCAGCGCCTTGAGCATCTGTGCGACGCCGAATGGGATATCATGGTTGTCGACGAAGCGCACCATCTGGTGTGGAGCGAAGACGCGCCTAGCCGTGAATATATGGCTATCGAACAGCTGGCGGAACGCGTGCCGGGTATTCTGCTGCTGACCGCCACGCCGGAACAGCTGGGTCTGGAAAGCCACTTTGCCCGTCTGCGTCTGCTCGATCCAAACCGTTTCCACGATTTCTCGGTGTTTGTCGAAGAACAGCAAAACTACCGTCCGGTTGCCGATGCTGTCGCTCTTCTGCTGGCCGGAAAACACCTCTCCAACGATGAACTCAACACCCTGAGCGAGCTGATTGGCGAGCAGGACATTGAGCCGCTGCTGCACGCCGCCAACAGCGACCGCGACGACGCCGAAACTGCGCGTCAGGAGCTGGTTTCGATGCTGATGGACCGCCACGGCACCAGCCGCGTGTTGTTCCGTAACACCCGTAACGGCGTGAAAGGCTTCCCGAAACGCGAGCTGCACACCATCAAGTTGCCGCTGCCAACCCAGTATCAGACGGCGATTAAAGTCTCCGGCATCATGGGGGCGCGTAAAAGTGCGGAAGAGCGCGCACGCGACATGCTCTATCCGGAACAAATTTACCAGGAATTCGAAGGCGATACTGGAACCTGGTGGAACTTCGATCCACGCGTTGAGTGGCTGATGGGTTATCTCACGGCTCACCGCTCGCAGAAAGTGCTGGTGATTTGCGCCAAAGCGGCCACCGCGCTGCAGCTGGAGCAGGTCCTGCGCGAGCGAGAAGGGATTCGCGCTGCCGTGTTCCACGAAGGGATGTCGATCATCGAACGTGACCGCGCGGCGGCCTGGTTCGGCGAAGAGGACAGCGGCGCGCAGGTTCTGCTCTGTTCCGAAATTGGCTCCGAAGGCCGTAACTTCCAGTTTGCCAGCCATCTGGTGATGTTCGATCTGCCGTTTAACCCGGATCTGCTGGAACAGCGTATCGGTCGTCTGGACCGTATCGGTCAGGCGCATGATATTCAAATCCACGTCCCGTTCCTGGAAAAAACCGCTCAGTCCGTACTGGTGCGTTGGTTCCACGAAGGGCTGGACGCGTTTGAACATACTTGCCCGACCGGACGCACTATTTACGACCAGGTACATAGCGATCTGATCGGTTATCTGGCGGCTCCCGAAGAGACCGAGGGCTTCGACGACCTGATCAAATCCTGTCGCGAGAAGCACGATGCGCTGAAATTGCAGCTGGAGCAAGGGCGCGACCGTCTGCTGGAAATCCATTCCAACGGCGGCGAAAAAGCGCAGGCCCTGGCCGAAAGCATCGAAGAGCAGGACGACGACACCAGCCTGATCAGCTTTGCAATGAACCTGTTTGATATCGTGGGTATCAACCAGGACGATCGCGGCGAAAACATGATCGTCCTGACCCCGTCCGATCACATGCTGGTCCCGGACTTCCCTGGCCTGCCGGAAGATGGTTGCACCATCACCTTCGAACGCGATGTGGCCCTTTCCCGCGAAGATGCGCAGTTCATCACCTGGGAACACCCGCTGATTCGCAACGGTCTGGATTTGATTCTGTCCGGCGATACCGGCAGCAGCACCATCTCCCTGCTGAAAAACAAAGCGCTGCCTGTCGGGACGCTGCTGCTTGAGCTCATTTACGTGGTTGAGGCGCAGGCGCCAAAACAGCTGCAGCTCAACCGCTTCCTGCCTGCAACGCCGGTGCGTTTGATGCTCGACAAAAACGGTACCAACCTCGCCGCACAGGTGGAGTTTGAGAGCTTTAACCGTCAGTTGAGCGCGGTGAACCGTCACACAGGCAGCAAGCTGGTGAACGCCGTTCAGCAGGATGTTCATGCCATCCTGCAGCAGGGCGAAGCGCAGATTGAGAAAGCCGCGCGCGCGCTGATTGACGCCGCTCGCAGCGAAGCGGACGATAAACTCTCGGCCGAGCTGTCGCGTCTGGAAGCGTTAAAAGCGGTGAACCCAAACATCCGTGACGACGAGCTGGCTGCGATCGAAAGCAACCGTGAGCAGGTCATGGAAAGCCTGGATCAGGCGAGCTGGCGACTGGACGCGCTGCGTCTGATCGTTGTGACGCATCAGTAA